In the genome of Bradyrhizobium sp. CIAT3101, one region contains:
- a CDS encoding ABC transporter ATP-binding protein: MNETVLSLEGITKRFGSLIANDDVTLNLRRGELLALLGENGAGKTTLMNILFGHYAADAGRVVAFGRELPPGRPRAAIDAGIGMVHQHFALAANLTVLENIVAGTENIGRLRGRWREARAKLTEIARRFGLAIDPDARVGDLSVGERQRVEILKALYRDARILILDEPTAVLTPQEAEKLFDTLRVMAANGLSLIFISHKLHEILAAADRIVVLRAGKVTAERITANTNKNELAELMVGRPVTRPAREPQQPGALVMRAANVSVAGFKPLSDISFELRAGETLGIIGVSGNGQSTLGRLLGGLVKPTAGRFELLGATVAEPTPASFVASGVGRIPEDRNVDGTVSDMTLWENSVLERIGEQRFSAFGLVRRSGARAFAKAIIERFDVRGGVPDTPIRLLSGGNMQKLILGRNLLTSPRILIAAQPTRGLDEGAVAAVHAEILAARRAGAGVLLISEDLDEILQLADRVQAIANGRLSPSIPIEDAEPRRLGLMMAGAWSEMA; this comes from the coding sequence ATGAACGAGACCGTCCTGAGCCTGGAGGGGATCACCAAGCGGTTCGGTTCTCTCATCGCGAACGACGACGTCACTCTGAATTTGCGGCGCGGCGAATTGCTGGCTCTGCTTGGCGAGAATGGCGCCGGCAAGACGACCTTGATGAACATCCTGTTCGGTCACTACGCAGCGGATGCAGGTCGCGTCGTCGCTTTCGGCCGCGAGCTGCCGCCCGGGCGCCCTCGTGCGGCGATCGACGCCGGGATCGGCATGGTCCATCAGCATTTTGCGCTCGCGGCAAACCTGACCGTCCTGGAGAACATCGTCGCAGGAACGGAGAACATCGGTCGGCTTCGTGGCCGCTGGCGAGAGGCGCGCGCCAAGCTCACGGAGATTGCCCGGCGCTTCGGCCTTGCGATCGACCCTGATGCGCGGGTCGGCGACCTCTCGGTCGGCGAGCGGCAGCGGGTGGAGATTCTCAAGGCACTCTATCGCGACGCCCGCATCCTGATCCTCGACGAACCCACCGCCGTCTTGACGCCGCAGGAAGCCGAGAAGCTATTCGATACGCTGCGTGTCATGGCTGCGAACGGCCTTTCGCTCATCTTCATTTCGCACAAGCTGCATGAAATCCTTGCTGCCGCAGATCGGATCGTGGTGTTGCGCGCCGGCAAGGTCACGGCCGAACGGATCACGGCCAACACCAACAAGAACGAACTTGCCGAACTGATGGTGGGGCGGCCCGTCACGCGGCCCGCCCGGGAGCCACAACAACCGGGCGCGCTGGTCATGCGGGCCGCAAATGTCTCTGTCGCGGGCTTCAAGCCGCTTTCGGATATTTCCTTCGAATTGCGCGCGGGCGAGACGCTCGGCATCATCGGCGTCTCCGGCAACGGACAGTCGACGCTCGGTCGGCTTCTCGGAGGCCTCGTCAAGCCGACGGCGGGCCGTTTCGAGCTTCTTGGAGCAACCGTTGCAGAGCCGACGCCTGCCTCGTTCGTTGCATCAGGTGTTGGCCGCATTCCCGAGGACCGCAATGTCGATGGCACGGTCAGCGACATGACGCTGTGGGAAAATTCCGTGCTGGAGCGGATCGGCGAGCAGCGCTTTTCGGCCTTTGGCCTGGTTCGTCGATCAGGTGCGCGCGCCTTCGCGAAAGCCATCATCGAGCGGTTCGATGTCCGCGGCGGTGTGCCCGACACACCGATCCGCCTGCTGTCCGGCGGCAACATGCAGAAGCTCATTCTCGGGCGAAACCTTCTGACCTCGCCGCGTATTCTGATTGCGGCCCAGCCGACCCGCGGGCTCGACGAAGGCGCGGTCGCTGCGGTCCACGCCGAGATCCTCGCGGCGCGTCGCGCCGGCGCCGGGGTCCTTCTCATCTCGGAGGATCTCGACGAAATCCTGCAACTGGCGGATCGGGTCCAGGCGATCGCAAACGGTCGTCTCTCGCCGTCGATCCCGATTGAAGATGCAGAGCCGCGCCGGCTCGGCCTGATGATGGCGGGCGCCTGGAGCGAGATGGCTTGA
- a CDS encoding amidase has translation MTDARDPQDGVTLGAAVRAGRTTSRDVLEAALERASAVSRLGAISHLAADIGQQQAALIDARRGPFAQDDRGPFCGVPFLMKDLGAAAKGLPVVCGSRALKPVPADSDDVLAQRFRKSGLVPFGLTTVPEFGLSLSSEPALGPIARNPLDPSRTPGGSSGGAAAAVAAGVVALAHATDAGGSIRVPAACCGLVGLKPSRGAVPGGPSFQNHLGGLASEFVVSRSLRDTAVALDCCSGSAGGPCPDPDLGKPLADRLDIPPSGLRIGLCSDVSEGAPIQPSYREAVHHAGSVLAAAGHQVTDIGPEILNPLARNAALVFDRVISVNLARTLGDVSAVEPLTAAVVQRGLAITARELQDAELTGVRVAHTLWRLFDEFDVIITPMLSGPPPSIGSFPMDHGDVDLHWRRMSDFAPYAMISNVGGTPALSIPHGIDDRGLPLSVQLIGPMAADGLLLRLARQLQKAVPWHFAAPIAGLPR, from the coding sequence GTGACAGACGCACGCGATCCGCAGGATGGTGTGACCCTTGGTGCAGCCGTTCGTGCTGGACGAACGACCAGCCGCGACGTCCTCGAAGCGGCCCTTGAGCGCGCAAGCGCCGTCAGCCGGTTGGGGGCGATCAGCCATCTCGCGGCCGACATAGGTCAGCAGCAGGCCGCATTGATCGACGCACGCCGTGGACCGTTCGCACAAGACGATCGAGGTCCTTTTTGCGGCGTCCCTTTCCTGATGAAGGACCTCGGTGCTGCGGCCAAGGGCCTTCCTGTCGTCTGCGGCTCGCGCGCGCTCAAGCCGGTGCCGGCCGACAGTGATGATGTCCTTGCACAGCGCTTCCGCAAATCCGGACTTGTTCCGTTCGGTCTCACCACCGTTCCGGAGTTCGGCCTGTCGCTGAGCAGCGAACCGGCCCTGGGGCCGATCGCACGCAATCCTCTCGATCCGTCTCGGACGCCCGGCGGATCGTCCGGAGGTGCCGCGGCCGCCGTCGCCGCGGGCGTGGTGGCGCTTGCGCACGCCACGGACGCCGGCGGATCGATTCGTGTTCCGGCGGCCTGTTGTGGTCTCGTCGGGCTGAAGCCAAGCCGTGGTGCCGTCCCTGGGGGACCGAGCTTCCAGAACCACCTCGGCGGTCTCGCCTCCGAGTTCGTCGTCAGCCGCTCGCTCCGCGACACGGCCGTCGCCCTCGACTGCTGTAGCGGATCGGCTGGCGGACCCTGCCCCGATCCCGACCTTGGCAAGCCGCTCGCCGATCGCCTCGACATTCCGCCCAGCGGCCTGCGGATCGGGCTCTGCTCCGACGTCAGCGAAGGCGCGCCGATCCAGCCGAGCTATCGCGAGGCCGTGCATCACGCGGGCTCCGTGCTGGCCGCCGCCGGCCATCAGGTCACCGATATCGGTCCCGAAATTCTCAATCCTCTCGCCCGCAACGCCGCTCTGGTTTTTGACAGGGTCATCTCAGTCAATCTGGCGCGAACACTTGGTGACGTCTCCGCCGTGGAGCCGCTGACCGCCGCCGTCGTGCAGCGTGGGCTTGCCATCACCGCGCGCGAACTTCAGGATGCCGAGCTCACCGGCGTCCGTGTCGCGCACACCCTCTGGCGGCTTTTCGATGAGTTCGACGTGATCATCACGCCTATGCTGAGCGGGCCGCCGCCATCGATCGGATCCTTTCCCATGGACCACGGCGATGTCGATCTGCACTGGCGGCGCATGTCGGATTTCGCGCCCTACGCCATGATCTCAAATGTGGGCGGCACGCCGGCGCTGTCGATCCCGCACGGGATCGACGACCGGGGCCTTCCGCTGTCCGTGCAACTGATCGGTCCCATGGCGGCCGATGGCCTGCTGCTGCGCCTTGCGCGCCAGCTGCAAAAGGCGGTGCCGTGGCATTTCGCCGCGCCAATCGCCGGATTGCCGCGATGA
- a CDS encoding BMP family protein, with amino-acid sequence MFSVSRRRFLTGSAAGGLALAAPRAFAADKLKVAGIHASPVENAWNSRLHEALQSAAKDGVIEYVFSEGVSGTDYPRAMREYAEQGHKLIVGESYAVEAQARQLAADYPQTAFLMGSSGKPSGDNFGTFGTWNHEAAYLAGMLAAPLSKSGTFGTVGAIPIPEVNILINAFRSGVKEVRPDAKFLIGFIGTFFDPPKARESGLAQIDAGADILFGERIGTADAAKEKKIKSIGSLLDYTPRYPDTVFANAMWYFRPILDAAIADAKAGAKAGKDYSSFSFMKAGGNDVVFSKSMVAPESIAAMEAKRDAIKSGSFTVPVDPKEPT; translated from the coding sequence ATGTTCTCAGTATCACGTCGCAGATTCCTGACGGGTTCAGCAGCAGGTGGCCTTGCCCTCGCAGCACCGCGCGCATTTGCCGCCGATAAACTCAAGGTCGCCGGCATCCACGCCTCGCCTGTCGAGAATGCCTGGAATTCACGACTGCACGAAGCGCTGCAATCCGCGGCCAAGGACGGCGTCATTGAGTATGTGTTTTCGGAAGGCGTGTCCGGCACCGACTATCCGCGTGCCATGCGCGAGTATGCCGAGCAGGGCCACAAGCTGATCGTCGGGGAATCCTATGCGGTCGAGGCTCAGGCGCGGCAATTGGCCGCCGACTATCCGCAAACCGCTTTCCTGATGGGATCGAGCGGCAAGCCGTCAGGAGACAATTTCGGCACCTTCGGCACATGGAATCATGAGGCTGCCTATCTCGCCGGCATGCTCGCCGCGCCTCTTTCCAAGAGCGGTACCTTCGGCACGGTCGGCGCAATCCCGATTCCGGAAGTCAACATCCTGATCAACGCGTTTCGATCGGGGGTGAAGGAGGTGCGGCCCGACGCCAAATTCCTGATCGGATTCATCGGTACTTTCTTCGATCCTCCCAAGGCGCGCGAATCCGGCCTCGCGCAGATCGACGCCGGCGCGGATATCCTGTTTGGCGAGCGCATCGGGACGGCCGACGCCGCCAAGGAGAAGAAGATCAAGTCAATCGGTTCACTGCTCGACTACACGCCGCGTTACCCGGACACGGTGTTCGCGAACGCAATGTGGTACTTCCGTCCCATTCTCGACGCGGCCATCGCTGATGCGAAAGCCGGCGCCAAGGCAGGCAAGGACTACTCCTCCTTCAGCTTCATGAAGGCGGGAGGCAACGACGTCGTGTTCAGCAAGAGCATGGTCGCTCCGGAATCGATTGCCGCAATGGAAGCCAAGCGGGACGCGATCAAATCCGGCAGCTTCACTGTCCCTGTCGACCCCAAAGAACCAACCTAG
- a CDS encoding serine hydrolase domain-containing protein: protein MDKWLRSAIDYISSWIEFQQTTFQQPGVLVAFVHRGEVVAEHAFGLADLDTGEKLTPRHRFRIASHSKSFTSAGIMKLREQRKLRLDDPVGQYVSGLHPRVAETTIAQVLSHSAGLTRDGADSGQFIDSRPYLNARELLAELKGPTAIEPGTRFKYSNHGFGLMGLVIEAVTKEPYSAWIKREIIEPAGLRETEPNAPLPKGALFARGHTRKLPFGERCVIPGDNPAHAMASAAGFVATAADTARFFAQLAPNARKSVLSVASRREMTRHQWRVPQSFEAYYGLGVNAGKTDGWDWFGHGGGFQGYISRTCSIPGCELAISILSNSIDGAAPFWMDGAMQILRVFKTRGAPDRRVRDWTGRWWTIWGATDLVPAGNRVLVANPQFNNPFMDAAEIEVTGRDTGKLAWAAGYSSHGEPVRRIRDKRGKVSDVWLGGANLKPASTVAREIARRYQPQKKKR from the coding sequence ATGGACAAGTGGCTGCGATCCGCGATCGACTACATCAGCTCCTGGATCGAATTCCAGCAGACGACCTTCCAACAGCCCGGCGTCCTGGTCGCCTTCGTCCATCGCGGCGAGGTCGTCGCCGAGCATGCGTTCGGCCTTGCCGATCTCGACACCGGTGAGAAGCTCACCCCGCGCCACCGCTTCCGCATCGCCTCGCACTCGAAGAGCTTTACCTCGGCCGGCATCATGAAGCTGCGCGAGCAGCGCAAGCTCAGGCTCGACGATCCCGTCGGCCAATATGTCAGCGGCCTGCATCCGCGTGTGGCGGAGACCACGATTGCGCAGGTGCTGTCGCACAGCGCCGGGCTGACGCGCGATGGCGCCGATTCCGGCCAGTTCATCGACAGCCGTCCCTATCTCAACGCCAGGGAGCTACTCGCCGAGTTGAAGGGGCCGACCGCGATCGAGCCCGGCACGCGCTTCAAATATTCCAACCACGGCTTTGGCCTGATGGGCCTCGTCATCGAAGCCGTGACCAAGGAGCCCTACTCCGCCTGGATCAAGCGCGAGATCATCGAGCCTGCGGGCTTGCGCGAGACGGAGCCGAACGCGCCGCTTCCGAAGGGCGCGCTGTTTGCGCGCGGCCACACGCGCAAGCTGCCGTTCGGCGAGCGCTGCGTCATCCCGGGCGACAATCCGGCGCACGCGATGGCGTCCGCCGCGGGCTTCGTCGCCACCGCCGCGGACACCGCACGATTCTTCGCGCAGCTGGCTCCCAATGCCAGGAAGAGCGTCCTGTCGGTCGCGAGCCGACGCGAGATGACGCGGCATCAATGGCGCGTGCCGCAGAGCTTCGAGGCCTATTACGGCCTCGGCGTCAACGCCGGCAAGACTGACGGCTGGGATTGGTTCGGCCATGGCGGCGGCTTCCAGGGCTATATCTCGCGGACCTGCTCCATCCCCGGATGCGAACTCGCGATCAGCATCCTCAGCAACTCCATCGACGGCGCGGCTCCGTTCTGGATGGACGGTGCGATGCAGATCCTTCGCGTGTTCAAGACCCGCGGCGCACCCGACCGTCGCGTGCGCGACTGGACCGGCCGCTGGTGGACGATCTGGGGCGCGACCGACCTCGTGCCCGCCGGCAATCGCGTGCTCGTCGCCAATCCCCAGTTCAACAACCCGTTCATGGATGCCGCCGAGATCGAGGTCACCGGCCGCGACACCGGCAAGCTCGCCTGGGCGGCCGGCTATTCCAGCCATGGAGAGCCGGTGCGCCGCATCCGCGACAAGCGCGGCAAGGTCAGCGACGTCTGGCTTGGAGGAGCAAATCTCAAGCCTGCGAGCACCGTCGCGCGCGAGATCGCGCGTCGGTATCAGCCGCAGAAGAAGAAGCGATAG
- a CDS encoding tetratricopeptide repeat protein, translating to MRKLSMLVVPGLVAMSLAAAPVLTSAYAAGSDEPSSPPKSDSSSTKKGKKKSSSVSDPKFLAAYRTAYTTIYDNHDYTGAIGQLKSLKRDDVADVANLIGYSYRKLGDYQSSKVYYEIALKDDPNHVRTWQYYGLWQLEQGNREQAQYHLNKIAMLAGTDSSEYRSLAAALDKPTGATLVY from the coding sequence ATGCGCAAACTCTCAATGCTAGTTGTGCCGGGACTCGTCGCCATGTCGCTGGCGGCCGCGCCGGTGCTGACCAGCGCCTATGCCGCGGGCAGCGACGAGCCCTCCTCGCCGCCAAAGTCGGACTCCTCGTCCACCAAGAAGGGCAAGAAGAAGAGCTCTTCCGTCAGCGATCCGAAATTCCTCGCGGCCTATCGCACCGCCTACACCACGATCTACGACAATCACGACTACACCGGCGCGATCGGCCAGTTGAAGTCGCTCAAGCGTGACGACGTCGCCGACGTCGCCAACCTGATCGGCTACTCCTATCGCAAGCTCGGCGACTACCAGTCGTCCAAGGTCTATTACGAGATCGCGTTGAAGGACGATCCGAACCACGTCCGCACCTGGCAGTATTACGGCCTCTGGCAGCTCGAGCAGGGTAACCGCGAACAGGCCCAGTATCATCTGAACAAGATCGCCATGCTCGCCGGCACCGACAGCTCCGAGTATCGCTCGCTGGCGGCCGCGCTCGACAAGCCGACCGGCGCGACGCTCGTCTACTAA
- a CDS encoding outer membrane protein, producing MKTILLGAAALLALAAPAAAADMQPRTYTKAPAYTPPQVIYNWTGFYIGGHVGGAFAGDSSFQSSDARFLGGVQGGFDYQFAPNWVVGIEAQYSWLPTNNKGVTFPLGTQVTSGTDQLGSVTGRIGYTWGPTLLYAKGGYAWRNGGLGVNIAGVPQTFTATGNSKDGYTVGAGLEYMFAPNWSAKAEYQYYNFGSTTITSGPADVVGVRGRDDEHTVKVGVNYRFGWGGPAASRY from the coding sequence ATGAAGACCATTTTGCTCGGTGCAGCAGCTCTGCTTGCGCTGGCCGCACCGGCGGCCGCGGCGGATATGCAGCCGCGCACCTACACCAAGGCTCCGGCCTATACGCCGCCGCAGGTGATCTACAACTGGACCGGCTTCTACATCGGCGGCCATGTCGGCGGCGCCTTCGCCGGGGACAGCAGCTTCCAGTCCAGCGACGCCCGCTTCCTGGGCGGCGTGCAGGGCGGCTTCGACTACCAGTTCGCGCCCAATTGGGTGGTGGGTATCGAGGCGCAGTACTCCTGGCTGCCGACCAACAACAAGGGCGTCACGTTCCCGCTGGGCACGCAGGTGACGTCCGGCACCGACCAACTCGGATCGGTGACCGGCCGCATCGGCTACACCTGGGGCCCGACGCTGCTCTACGCCAAGGGCGGTTACGCCTGGCGCAACGGCGGGCTGGGCGTGAACATTGCCGGCGTGCCGCAGACCTTCACCGCCACCGGCAACAGCAAGGACGGCTATACCGTTGGCGCCGGCCTGGAATACATGTTCGCGCCGAACTGGTCGGCCAAGGCCGAATACCAGTATTACAATTTCGGCAGCACGACGATCACGTCCGGTCCGGCCGACGTCGTCGGCGTTCGCGGCCGGGACGACGAGCATACCGTCAAGGTCGGTGTGAACTACCGCTTCGGCTGGGGCGGTCCGGCGGCCTCGCGCTACTAA
- a CDS encoding HAMP domain-containing methyl-accepting chemotaxis protein produces the protein MSFLNNLKIVLKVALIVTVMGCALVAVAAFGIRELSAAVDGFSELTAMQSSALNLTRAQRRIETYHAALYAVFTETTEAGNANRLKIANQNRNEIRQYLDAAEQDDPARASETKSVGAQLTAAFAGCDPVLQAGAAANSPEDNAKAADRAHKECDPLIDAALDRVAKFTADTSKAVTQRKEAIERDTKSATWTVVSVSAGGLIVGIAIALFIGLVAMSKPIARLKFAMEGLARNDLKTEVPEKDRRDEIGEMAKTVEVFKTNAIEVERLKAAQVEAEKQAAEQRRRDMFNLADGFERAVGEIIDTVGSASTELEASSSTLATTAHRAQELTSVVAVASGEATGNVQSVATATEELSSSVNEISRQVQESARMASEAVNQARTTTERVSELSVAATRIGDVVELINTIAGQTNLLALNATIEAARAGEAGRGFAVVASEVKTLAEQTAKATGEISQQISGIQNATQESVTAIRDISATIERLSEVSSTIAAAVEEQGAATQEISRNVQQAAHGTQQVSTNITDVQRGAAETGSASSQVLSTAKMLATDSNRLKDEVGKFLRTVRAA, from the coding sequence ATGAGCTTTTTGAACAATTTGAAGATCGTGTTGAAGGTTGCGCTGATCGTGACCGTGATGGGCTGCGCCCTGGTCGCCGTCGCCGCCTTCGGCATCCGTGAGCTGTCGGCGGCCGTCGACGGTTTCAGCGAACTCACCGCGATGCAGTCGTCGGCCCTCAATCTCACGCGGGCCCAACGCCGCATCGAGACCTATCACGCCGCGCTCTATGCGGTGTTCACCGAGACGACCGAGGCGGGCAACGCCAATCGCCTCAAGATCGCGAACCAGAACCGCAATGAGATTCGCCAGTACCTGGACGCTGCGGAGCAGGACGACCCGGCGCGAGCGAGCGAAACGAAGAGCGTCGGCGCGCAGTTGACGGCTGCCTTTGCGGGCTGCGATCCCGTGCTCCAGGCCGGCGCGGCTGCGAACAGCCCGGAAGACAACGCCAAGGCCGCCGATCGTGCTCACAAGGAGTGTGATCCGCTGATCGATGCCGCCCTCGATCGCGTTGCCAAGTTCACGGCCGATACGTCCAAGGCCGTGACCCAGCGCAAGGAAGCGATCGAGCGTGATACCAAATCCGCGACCTGGACCGTGGTGAGCGTCAGTGCCGGCGGCCTGATCGTCGGCATCGCGATCGCACTCTTCATCGGCCTCGTGGCGATGTCGAAGCCGATCGCCCGGCTCAAGTTCGCCATGGAGGGCCTGGCGCGCAACGATCTCAAGACCGAGGTGCCGGAGAAGGATCGCCGCGACGAGATCGGCGAGATGGCCAAAACGGTCGAGGTGTTCAAGACCAACGCGATCGAGGTCGAGCGGCTCAAGGCGGCCCAGGTGGAAGCCGAGAAGCAGGCTGCCGAGCAACGCCGCCGCGACATGTTCAACCTGGCCGACGGTTTTGAGCGCGCGGTCGGCGAGATCATCGACACCGTCGGATCCGCCTCGACCGAGCTCGAAGCGTCGTCCTCGACGCTGGCCACCACGGCGCACCGCGCGCAGGAGCTGACCTCGGTGGTCGCGGTTGCCTCCGGTGAAGCCACCGGAAACGTCCAGTCGGTCGCGACTGCAACCGAGGAATTGTCGTCCTCGGTCAACGAGATCAGCCGGCAGGTGCAGGAATCCGCGCGCATGGCGAGCGAGGCCGTCAATCAGGCCCGCACCACCACCGAGCGTGTCAGCGAGCTCTCGGTCGCGGCAACGCGCATCGGCGACGTCGTCGAGCTGATCAACACCATTGCGGGCCAGACCAATCTCCTGGCGCTGAACGCCACCATCGAGGCGGCGCGCGCGGGCGAGGCCGGCCGCGGCTTCGCCGTCGTCGCCTCCGAGGTGAAGACGCTGGCAGAGCAGACCGCGAAGGCGACCGGCGAGATCAGCCAGCAGATCTCCGGCATCCAGAACGCCACCCAGGAATCGGTGACGGCGATCCGCGACATTTCCGCGACCATCGAGCGGCTGTCGGAAGTGTCCTCGACCATTGCCGCCGCCGTCGAGGAGCAGGGCGCCGCGACCCAGGAGATCTCGCGTAACGTGCAGCAGGCCGCGCACGGCACCCAGCAGGTCTCGACCAACATCACCGACGTGCAGCGCGGCGCGGCCGAGACCGGCTCGGCGTCCTCGCAGGTGCTCTCGACCGCGAAGATGCTGGCGACCGACAGCAATCGGCTGAAGGACGAAGTCGGAAAATTCCTGCGGACGGTGCGCGCGGCCTGA
- a CDS encoding class I SAM-dependent methyltransferase, producing MSDDIGDGWAASASAWIVEQGEHGDYGRRFVLDAPMRARVEGRGFRNALDVGCGEGRFCRIMQRAGIRTTGIDPTEVLLARARELDPQGDYRLGSAETMEVEAEFDLVVSYLSLIDMPDLAGAIAKMTAALRPGGTLLIANLTSFNTAGQPDGWTRDREGVLRFAIDHYMDERPIWVSWSGIRVQNWHRPLSTYMTLLLGHGLQLRLFVEPQPTAGDPNRIAHHRRVPFFYIMEWQKPD from the coding sequence ATGAGCGATGACATCGGCGACGGCTGGGCCGCGTCCGCGTCCGCATGGATCGTCGAGCAGGGCGAACACGGCGACTATGGCCGGCGTTTTGTGCTGGATGCACCGATGCGGGCGCGCGTCGAGGGGCGCGGCTTCCGCAATGCGCTCGATGTCGGCTGCGGGGAAGGGCGGTTCTGCCGCATCATGCAGCGTGCCGGCATCCGCACCACCGGCATCGATCCGACCGAGGTGCTGCTTGCGCGCGCCAGGGAATTGGATCCGCAGGGCGACTACCGGCTCGGCTCCGCCGAGACGATGGAGGTCGAGGCGGAGTTCGACCTGGTTGTCAGTTATCTCAGCCTGATCGACATGCCAGATCTTGCTGGGGCTATCGCGAAGATGACGGCCGCGCTGAGGCCGGGCGGCACGCTGCTGATCGCGAACCTGACCAGCTTCAATACCGCGGGGCAGCCCGACGGATGGACGCGCGACCGCGAGGGTGTCCTGCGCTTCGCGATCGACCACTACATGGACGAGCGGCCGATCTGGGTCAGCTGGAGCGGCATCCGTGTCCAGAACTGGCATCGTCCGCTCAGCACCTACATGACGCTGCTGCTCGGTCACGGCCTCCAGTTGCGCCTGTTCGTTGAACCGCAGCCCACAGCCGGCGATCCCAATAGAATTGCGCATCATCGTCGCGTGCCGTTCTTCTACATCATGGAGTGGCAGAAGCCGGATTAA
- a CDS encoding dienelactone hydrolase family protein: MITRRMALGGLAALLSPIAARGAPGEQFNVASGHDSLPVSRYAAAVDGKRPAVIVLHGSRGIELRARAYERYADALTAQGIDTYFLRYMTPADMAALTSTSHDIREAYETTRFDGWADTVAATVTAVRDRSDSSGRIGLLGFSLGSYVAAEAAARDTRIKALAALYGGMPKAMTAKVKHLPPLIALHGEADKNVPIAEGRQLVALGKSVGAETEFVPYPGEAHGFDFSDTDPMTQDAIDRVTRFFQAKLIV; this comes from the coding sequence ATGATCACCCGACGAATGGCCCTGGGCGGTCTCGCCGCTCTGCTGTCACCCATTGCCGCGCGCGGCGCACCCGGCGAGCAATTCAACGTCGCGAGCGGACATGACAGCCTGCCGGTGTCGCGTTATGCGGCGGCAGTCGACGGAAAACGTCCCGCCGTCATCGTGCTGCACGGCTCCCGCGGGATTGAGCTCAGGGCCCGCGCCTATGAGCGATACGCCGACGCGCTGACGGCACAGGGCATCGACACCTATTTTCTCCGCTACATGACACCGGCCGACATGGCTGCGTTGACATCCACCTCGCACGACATCCGCGAGGCCTATGAGACGACGCGGTTCGACGGCTGGGCCGATACGGTCGCCGCCACCGTGACGGCGGTCCGCGATCGATCGGACAGTTCGGGACGCATCGGCCTGCTCGGCTTCTCGCTGGGCAGCTATGTCGCCGCCGAGGCTGCCGCGCGCGACACCCGCATCAAAGCCCTCGCGGCGCTCTATGGCGGCATGCCCAAAGCGATGACCGCCAAGGTCAAGCACCTGCCGCCGCTGATCGCGCTGCATGGCGAAGCGGACAAGAACGTCCCGATCGCGGAAGGCCGGCAACTGGTCGCGCTCGGCAAGTCGGTCGGCGCCGAGACCGAATTCGTGCCCTATCCGGGCGAGGCTCACGGCTTCGATTTCTCGGACACCGATCCGATGACCCAGGATGCGATCGATCGGGTCACGCGGTTCTTCCAGGCCAAACTCATCGTCTGA
- a CDS encoding class I SAM-dependent methyltransferase, which yields MIVHRPSVLAHERFVADRENFAGLDLAARFERIQRTNLWGAPTSVSGLGSEGHATSGIRETLPGLLQRLGARSLLDAPCGDAGWIGSVELEVDYTGIDIVPSLIAANMARVARGDVRGRFLVADITRDSLPGCDVILCRDCLVHLSFQNIARAIARFRASGAQFLLVTTFPEWDNNGDCEDGDWRALNMTKAPFHWPRPSELIDERCDEGGGGWRDKSIGLWRMDELPDGGAGAV from the coding sequence ATGATTGTCCATCGTCCCTCTGTTCTCGCCCATGAACGGTTCGTTGCCGACCGCGAGAATTTTGCCGGCCTCGATCTTGCCGCGCGCTTCGAGCGGATTCAGCGGACCAACCTGTGGGGCGCTCCGACCTCGGTCTCGGGCCTTGGGTCGGAGGGGCATGCCACCTCAGGAATCCGCGAGACGCTGCCCGGCCTGTTGCAGCGGCTTGGCGCGCGTTCGCTGCTCGATGCGCCTTGCGGCGATGCGGGCTGGATCGGCAGCGTCGAGCTCGAGGTCGATTATACCGGCATCGACATCGTGCCGTCGCTGATCGCGGCCAACATGGCGCGCGTGGCGCGAGGCGATGTGCGCGGCCGCTTTCTGGTCGCCGACATCACGCGCGATTCCTTGCCGGGTTGCGACGTCATCCTGTGCCGCGACTGCCTCGTGCATCTGAGCTTCCAGAACATCGCGCGCGCCATCGCTCGCTTTCGTGCAAGCGGCGCGCAATTCCTGCTGGTTACGACGTTTCCGGAGTGGGACAACAATGGCGATTGCGAGGACGGCGACTGGCGCGCGCTCAACATGACCAAGGCGCCGTTCCACTGGCCGCGCCCGTCCGAGCTGATCGATGAGCGCTGCGACGAGGGCGGTGGCGGCTGGCGCGACAAGAGTATCGGGCTCTGGCGGATGGATGAGTTGCCGGACGGCGGCGCGGGGGCCGTTTGA